A stretch of the Vigna radiata var. radiata cultivar VC1973A chromosome 7, Vradiata_ver6, whole genome shotgun sequence genome encodes the following:
- the LOC106768111 gene encoding subtilisin-like protease SBT1.2: MDSFFLVVLTFVFSFHIHFAQANQQPSTATTSKTYIIHVKGPKGTTLAQSEDVESWHNSFMPPTTAMSSEDQPRMIYSYRNVISGFAATLTEQELRQVEKKDGFISAHPERMLHRQTTHTPQFLGLKRQMGLWKESSFGKGVIVGVLDSGITLNHPSFSDAGMPPPPPKWKGRCELNGTACNNKLIGARSFNLASETTKEAVTPIDEXGHGTHTASTAAGAFVDNAQVLGNAKGTAAGIAPHAHLAIYKVCFGEDCPESSVLAALDAAVEDGVDVISISLGLXXXXPFXXDSXAIGTFAAMQKGIFXSCXAGXSGPXXGSXXNGAPWILTVGASNXDRXIVATAXLGXGQEFXGESXFQXSXXXPTXLXXXXAGXNGKXXAAXCAXGSXXXXDXXGKXVLCERGGXXXRXXKGEEVXRXGGXAMIXMNDXXNGFSLXADVHXLPATHVSYDAGVKIKAYINSTETPTATILFKGTVIGNSLSPAVSSFSSRGPNLPSPGILKPDIIGPGVNILAAWPFPLNNSTDSKSTFNIXSGTSMSCPHLSGVAALLKSSHPDWSPAAIKSAIMTSADIINLENKLIVDETLHTADVFAAGSGHVNPSRANDPGLVYDITPDDYIPYLCGLGYSDTEVGIIAHKTIKCSETSSILEGELNYPSFSVVLGSPKTFTRTVTNVGEANSSYVVHVTAPEGVNVKVQPNKLNFSEANKKQKYSVSFSRIDSGNETAEYAQGFLQWVSDKHTVRSPILVKFV; encoded by the coding sequence ATGGATTCCTTCTTTCTCGTTGTTCTAACCTTTGTCTTCAGCTTCCATATTCATTTTGCTCAAGCAAATCAACAACCTTCAACCGCCACCActtcaaaaacatatattatccATGTGAAGGGCCCAAAGGGTACCACACTTGCTCAATCAGAAGATGTAGAGAGCTGGCATAATTCATTCATGCCACCAACTACTGCTATGAGCTCAGAGGATCAACCACGAATGATTTATTCATACCGGAACGTCATCAGTGGCTTTGCTGCAACACTCACTGAACAAGAGCTGAGACAAGTGGAAAAAAAAGATGGCTTTATCTCTGCTCACCCCGAAAGGATGCTGCATCGTCAAACTACACATACCCCACAATTTTTGGGGTTGAAGCGACAAATGGGACTGTGGAAGGAATCAAGCTTTGGAAAGGGAGTAATTGTTGGGGTGCTGGATTCTGGAATCACGCTTAATCATCCTTCATTCAGTGATGCAGGaatgccaccaccaccacccaaATGGAAAGGGAGATGCGAGCTTAATGGGACAGCATGTAACAATAAACTAATTGGAGCAAGGTCTTTCAACCTCGCTTCAGAGACAACGAAAGAAGCAGTGACACCAATTGATGAANATGGACATGGGACTCACACTGCGAGCACNGCAGCTGGTGCTTTCGTTGATAATGCACAAGTACTAGGAAATGCCAAAGGTACAGCNGCAGGNATTGCCCCTCATGCTCACCTGGCAATTTACAAAGTATGTTTTGGAGAAGACTGCCCAGAAAGCAGTGTATTGGCCGCATTGGATGCAGCNGTGGAGGATGGCGTNGATGTAATATCAATATCCCTTGGNCTANNNNNNNCACNTCCCTTTTTNNATGATAGCANNGCAATAGGNACNTTTGCAGCAATGCAGAAGGGAATCTTTNTAAGTTGTNCAGCNGGGAANTCTGGNCCNNTNCNNGGCTCCTTNNTNAATGGNGCNCCTTGGATCCTCACAGTNGGAGCAAGCAATNTTGACAGAAGNATTGTAGCAACAGCNNAGCTAGGAAANGGNCAAGAATTTGANGGNGAATCTNTTTTCCAGNCTTCCGANTNTNCTCCAACACNGCTNNNCNTANCATANGCNGGNAANAATGGCAAACNNNAAGCTGCNNTNTGTGCNANNGGATCCNTGNANNATNTTGATTTNAGNGGCAAGNTTGTTTTGTGTGAGAGAGGAGGGGNNANAGNAAGAATNNCCAAAGGNGAGGAAGTNAANAGAGNNGGTGGTNCAGCCATGATTNTCATGAATGATNAAAGNAATGGNTTCAGTCTCTNAGCTGATGTNCATGNTCTACCNGCAACACATGTAAGCTATGATGCAGGAGTTAAGATTAAAGCTTATATAAATTCAACTGAAACACCTACAGCTACCATTTTATTCAAGGGAACTGTAATAGGAAACTCCCTATCTCCGGCCGTTTCATCCTTCTCCTCAAGAGGTCCCAACTTGCCCAGTCCTGGTATTTTGAAACCAGACATCATAGGACCAGGCGTCAACATCCTAGCTGCCTGGCCATTCCCCCTTAACAACAGTACTGATTCAAAATCCACTTTCAACATCNTNTCNGGCACATCAATGTCATGCCCACATCTTAGTGGCGTAGCCGCTTTGCTCAAAAGCTCTCATCCTGACTGGTCACCAGCTGCCATAAAATCTGCCATAATGACTTCTGCAGACATAATCAACCTTGAAAACAAACTCATTGTTGATGAAACACTTCACACAGCAGATGTCTTTGCCGCAGGTTCTGGCCACGTGAATCCCTCAAGAGCAAATGACCCTGGGTTAGTTTATGATATCACGCCTGATGATTATATACCTTATCTCTGTGGTTTAGGCTACAGCGATACAGAGGTTGGGATCATTGCACATAAAACAATTAAGTGCTCTGAGACTTCAAGCATTCTCGAAGGAGAGCTCAACTATCCCTCATTTTCTGTGGTGCTTGGTTCCCCAAAAACATTCACAAGGACTGTAACAAATGTAGGTGAGGCCAACTCGTCTTATGTTGTCCATGTTACAGCGCCAGAAGGGGTCAATGTGAAGGTCCAGCCAAATAAACTGAACTTTTCAGAAGCAAACAAGAAACAGAAATATTCAGTGTCATTCAGCCGCATAGATTCGGGTAATGAAACTGCGGAATATGCTCAAGGGTTTTTACAATGGGTCTCTGACAAACACACTGTAAGGAGTCCCATCTTAGTCAAATTTGTGTAA
- the LOC106766304 gene encoding protein FAR1-RELATED SEQUENCE 11-like produces MTSERIGEYANDLTLYKGKLFNSDTYAYNFYCLFAKTYGFSVRRGHSYRRNKNNIEEIYKRKFICHRAGVAKQNKISEVEKQRRRKSSRCNCSAKLLISKRTFGFEEKWMVTCFENSHNHVLLDEKEIRFLPAYRDIPINDQARILLLSKVGCSVSLIMRVLEAEKGIEAGHLPFLDKDIRNFIKSQSSIDKDNDASDVLKLCKGLKDKDYAFQYDFTLDENNKSEHIIWVFGDSIRAYEAFGDVVVFDTTYRINRYDMPLGLWVGVDNHGNSIFFGCSFVRFVKGKCPQTILTDQDHALKEAVSTELPNTKHVFCIWHIATKLPTWFSFLLGTEYDDFKTEFYRLYNLECESDFEQQWDFMVERFHVTYLKEFFFAGMTTTGRSESINSYIKRFLDVGVAVNIRNQAGEEARMRQKYHNPLMKTIFPIEEHAASILTLYAFELLQHEIELSAKYAATAIDNDSYSVRHHTKLDGGRSVTWIKEKNSIYCSCKQFEFSGILCRHAIRVLLKNDYFSIPKEYLPSRWRRESSLIPQSRHIINYNDNSFVEFRSLVQCLEVESLKTKDRVEVATKELKKVIHYLKGSRAKGGVEVAKKSRHCHYPNCGGTDHDSRNCPIKRKKDSLLASQSSPNK; encoded by the exons atgacatccgAGAGAATTG gcgaatatgccaatgacttAACTCTTTATAAAGGAAAATTGTTTAACAGCGACACCTATGCttacaatttttattgtttatttgcaAAGACTTATGGTTTTTCAGTTAGACGTGGACATAGTTATAGAAGGAACAAGAATAACAttgaagaaatatataaaagaaagtttattTGTCACCGAGCAGGTGTtgctaaacaaaataaaattagtgaaGTAGAAAAACAAAGGAGACGAAAAAGTTCCAGGTGTAATTGTAGTGCAAAATTGTTGATATCTAAAAGAACATTTGGCTTCGAGGAAAAATGGATGGTTACATGTTTCGAAAACTCTCATAATCATGTTTTATTAGATGAGAAAGAAATTCGATTTCTTCCAGCTTATCGTGATATCCCTATTAACGATCAAGCTCgtatattattattgtcaaaAGTTGGTTGCTCGGTAAGTCTCATTATGAGAGTGCTTGAAGCGGAGAAAGGGATAGAGGCAGGACATCTACCATTTTTGGACAAAgatattagaaattttattaaatctcAAAGTAGCATTGATAAAGATAATGACGCTTCAGATGTTCTTAAATTATGCAAAGGTTTGAAAGACAAAGATTATGCTTTCCAATATGATTTTACATTGGATGAAAATAACAAGTCGGAACATATTATTTGGGTATTTGGTGATTCGATACGAGCATATGAAGCTTTTGGGGATGTGGTTGTCTTTGATACTACGTATCGGATTAATCGTTATGATATGCCTCTTGGATTATGGGTTGGAGTTGATAATCATGgaaattccattttttttggTTGT agTTTTGTACGCTTTGTGAAAGGAAAATGTCCACAAACAATTCTAACTGATCAAGATCATGCACTTAAAGAAGCTGTTTCAACAGAATTGCCAAATACAAAGCATGTCTTTTGCATATGGCATATTGCGACAAAGTTGCCAACTtggttttctttccttttgggTACAGAGTATGATGACTTCAAAACTGAGTTCTATAGGctatataatttagaatgtgAAAGTGATTTTGAACAACAATGGGATTTCATGGTTGAACGCTTTCATGTAA CCTATTTGAAAGAATTCTTTTTCGCTGGGATGACAACAACCGGACGTTCAGAAtctataaattcatatattaaaagattCTTGGAT gTTGGAGTTGCTGTGAACATTAGAAATCAAGCTGGAGAAGAGGCAAGAATGCGTCAAAAGTATCATAATCCTCTAATGAAAACGATTTTTCCGATTGAGGAACATGCTGCATCCATACTCACACTATATGCCTTTGAGTTGCTTCAACATGAGATTGAGTTATCTGCAAAATATGCAGCAACTGCGATTGACAATGACTCTTACTCGGTGCGACATCATACCAAACTTGATGGAGGTCGTTCTGTAACTTggataaaggaaaaaaattcaatttattgttcttgtaaacaatttgaattttctggAATACTATGTAGACATGCTATTCGAGTGTTGTTGAAGAATGACTATTTTAGCATTCCAAAAGAATATCTTCCTTCTCGATGGAGAAGAGAAAGCTCATTGATCCCACAATCAAGACACATAATCAACTATAATGATAACTCCTTTGTTGAGTTTCGATCACTTGTGCAATGTTTAGAGGTTGAATCTTTAAAGACCAAAGATCGAGTTGAAGTAGCTACTAAAGAGTTAAAGAAAGTCATTCACTATTTAAAAG GATCAAGGGCAAAAGGAGGAGTTGAAGTTGCAAAGAAGTCTCGTCATTGTCATTATCCTAATTGTGGTGGAACCGATCATGACTCACGAAATTGTCCAATCAAAAGGAAGAAAGACTCACTATTAGCTTCTCAATCATCTCCTAATAAGTAA